In Streptomyces sp. NBC_00704, a genomic segment contains:
- the mreC gene encoding rod shape-determining protein MreC — protein MRDTRESRLLLVLLIAVAFALITVDIRGGEDSPVDGARQAAAAAFGPIENGVSSAVDPVGNAGSAVRDSGERHDRLTALEKENAALKAKLGSDDRNRSRLAQLDKMLKIAGTGQYGIKGAEVIAIGAAQGFSWTLTIDVGANDGVKRDMTVLNGDGLVGRVTTVGPDTATVLLASDPDFTVGTRMEASDELGFASGQGDRPLRVELLNGKADVKKGDRLVTFGSQADKPFVPGVPVGVVSRVDPSGGDLTRTLYVTPYVSFTKLDIVGVVVEAPKKDPRDTVLPSKPKPVPTPTVTVTVTPNANAPVDGQQQ, from the coding sequence GTGAGGGACACACGAGAGAGCCGGCTGCTCCTGGTGCTGCTGATCGCCGTAGCGTTCGCGCTGATCACGGTGGACATCCGGGGCGGGGAGGACTCCCCGGTCGACGGCGCCCGGCAGGCCGCGGCCGCCGCCTTCGGCCCGATCGAGAACGGAGTGTCGTCGGCGGTGGACCCCGTCGGCAACGCCGGCTCGGCCGTCCGCGACTCCGGGGAGCGCCACGACCGGCTCACCGCGCTGGAGAAGGAGAACGCGGCGCTCAAGGCGAAGCTCGGCAGCGACGACCGCAACCGCAGCCGGCTGGCGCAGCTCGACAAGATGCTGAAGATCGCCGGCACCGGCCAGTACGGCATCAAGGGCGCGGAGGTCATCGCGATAGGAGCGGCCCAGGGCTTCTCCTGGACGCTCACCATCGACGTCGGCGCCAACGACGGCGTCAAGCGCGACATGACGGTCCTCAACGGGGACGGACTGGTCGGACGGGTCACCACGGTCGGCCCCGACACCGCGACCGTGCTGCTGGCCAGCGACCCCGACTTCACCGTCGGCACCCGCATGGAGGCGTCCGACGAGCTCGGCTTCGCCTCCGGGCAGGGCGACCGCCCGCTGCGCGTCGAGCTGCTCAACGGCAAGGCCGACGTGAAGAAGGGCGACCGGCTGGTCACCTTCGGCTCGCAGGCCGACAAGCCCTTCGTGCCAGGCGTCCCCGTCGGCGTCGTCTCCCGCGTCGACCCCTCCGGCGGCGACCTCACCCGCACCCTCTACGTCACGCCGTACGTCAGCTTCACCAAGCTCGACATCGTGGGCGTCGTCGTCGAGGCCCCGAAGAAGGACCCGCGCGACACCGTGCTCCCCTCCAAGCCCAAACCGGTCCCCACGCCGACGGTGACCGTCACGGTCACTCCGAACGCGAACGCACCCGTAGACGGCCAGCAGCAGTAG
- the mreD gene encoding rod shape-determining protein MreD produces MRVNRILLSVPLVVVALVIQVSVLARLHLPGAVPDLLLLTVLGLAMVYGHVGGALIGFGAGLLADLAPPADHAAGRYALVLCVIGYLAGLIKPETGQIKSATGPMVVVVAAAVGSTLLYAGVGALVGDTAARHVGLTGLLFTAALYDLLLAPFVVPAIMFLARRADNDPLAETNSAAKSPDISSGWLSSGTGLRIGGQRGGLKLKAARSRATRAGRIKGVKRL; encoded by the coding sequence ATGCGCGTCAACCGGATCCTGCTCTCCGTCCCGCTGGTCGTCGTCGCCCTGGTGATCCAGGTGAGCGTCCTCGCCCGCCTCCACCTCCCGGGCGCCGTCCCCGACCTCCTCCTGCTCACCGTCCTGGGCCTGGCCATGGTGTACGGCCATGTCGGCGGCGCCCTCATCGGCTTCGGCGCCGGCCTGCTGGCCGACCTCGCGCCGCCCGCCGACCACGCCGCCGGACGCTACGCCCTCGTCCTCTGCGTGATCGGCTACCTCGCCGGGCTGATCAAGCCCGAGACCGGGCAGATCAAGTCGGCCACCGGGCCGATGGTCGTGGTCGTCGCCGCCGCCGTCGGCTCCACCCTGCTGTACGCCGGGGTGGGCGCCCTAGTCGGCGACACCGCCGCCCGCCACGTGGGCCTCACCGGGCTGCTGTTCACCGCCGCCCTGTACGACCTGCTGCTCGCCCCGTTCGTGGTCCCCGCGATCATGTTCCTGGCGCGCCGGGCCGACAACGACCCGCTCGCCGAGACCAACTCCGCCGCCAAGAGCCCCGACATCTCCTCCGGCTGGCTCTCCTCCGGCACCGGCCTGAGGATCGGCGGGCAGCGCGGCGGGCTCAAGCTGAAGGCCGCCCGGTCGCGGGCCACGCGGGCCGGACGCATCAAGGGGGTCAAGCGGCTGTGA